From the genome of Denticeps clupeoides chromosome 4, fDenClu1.1, whole genome shotgun sequence, one region includes:
- the epb41l3b gene encoding band 4.1-like protein 3b isoform X9, producing MPWLNVIPFNTVKSGFPAVLHAFITMTVESESALALQKEKETALPDQPSQKENFPSAAGHSTPAREQITEECSASFRSDADQSSSSSSSSSKLSPLRSSRKPKNMQCKITLLDGSDYACTVEKRSKGQVLFDKVCDHLNLLEKDYFGLTYRDVENQKYWLDPSKELKKQIRNGPWNFSFNVKFYPPDPAQLSEDITRYYLCLQLRDDVVSGRLPCSFATHSLLGSYTAQAELGDYDPDELGKEYLNELRIAPNQTKELEEKVMDLHQTHKGLTPAEAEMLFLENAKKLSMYGVDLHHAKLVGSLFECLAPAKEEDSEGVEIMLGVCASGLLIYRDRLRINRFAWPKILKISYKRNNFYIKIRPGELEQFESTIGFKLPNHRAAKRLWKVCVEHHTFFRLVSPEAPPKRFLSLGSKFRYSGRTHTQTRRASSQIQRPAPFIERSSSKRYTMSRSLDGAPIATNHDNLMKEPTPAPDTNGKVAPVTDAITTTPEKPAEEEKNGITEETAPAPSTPVTKSSPSVFSTDPLRSELSLPSSPVSSTKVRRRRRENTRKRAASVSPAKTTASCRRRQARADRKAALLEEQAQLLSARKQRLDQGGHKGGTLFSFSLHLPDLSALLDDDGYLTFPDLSELNILPESLQHFMPIKSPSLIPCFLFIFFFLLSTSFSVPYALTLSFPLALCLCYLEPKAASLSASLAPSFNDSSEEETDSEQTDYGYDGETTATESDQEEPDFRTQRKNNDAMTMECVHYHTVVCYVSHHALGLSSVTNIVLSEGLKGRMSL from the exons ATGCCGTGGCTCAACGTGATTCCCTTCAACACGGTGAAATCTGGCTTTCCTGCTGTCCTCCATG CCTTCATTACCATGACTGTGGAATCTGAATCAGCCTTGGCCCTTCAGAAAGAGAAGGAGACAGCGCTCCCTGATCAGCCATCccaaaaagagaattttccgTCCGCCGCCGGACACAGCACTCCAGCCAGAGAGCAG ATCACAGAGGAGTGTTCAGCAAGCTTCAGGTCAGACGCAGATCAGTCGTCAAGCAGTTCATCCAGCAGCAGCAAGCTCTCCCCCCTGAGGAGCTCCCGTAAGCCAAAGAACATGCAGTGCAAGATCACCCTGCTGGACGGATCCGACTACGCCTGCACTGTGGAG aAAAGGTCCAAGGGCCAAGTATTGTTTGACAAAGTGTGTGATCATCTCAACCTACTAGAAAAGGACTACTTTGGTCTAACGTATCGGGATGTTGAGAACCAGAAG TACTGGTTGGATCCTTCCAaggaactgaaaaaacaaataagGA ATGGACCATGGAACTTTTCATTTAATGTGAAGTTTTATCCTCCTGACCCAGCACAGCTATCAGAGGACATCACAAG GTATTACCTGTGTCTCCAGCTAAGGGATGATGTGGTATCTGGTCGGCTGCCCTGCTCCTTTGCGACACATTCATTGCTGGGCTCCTACACTGCTCAGGCAGAGCTGGGGGACTATGACCCAGACGAGTTGGGCAAGGAATACTTGAATGAGCTGCGCATCGCTCCCAATCAGACTAAAGAGCTTGAGGAGAAGGTCATGGACCTACATCAAACCCATAA GGGACTGACTCCAGCTGAAGCAGAGATGCTCTTCCTGGAGAATGCTAAGAAATTGTCAATGTACGGAGTGGATCTGCATCACGCTAAG CTGGTAGGAAGCCTTTTTGAGTGTTTGGCTCCAGCTAAGGAGGAG GACTCTGAGGGAGTGGAGATCATGTTGGGCGTGTGTGCCAGTGGTCTCCTCATCTACAGAGATCGGCTGCGCATCAACCGTTTTGCCTGGCCCAAGATCCTCAAAATCTCTTACAAGAGGAACAACTTCTACATCAAGATCCGGCCTGGAGAG CTTGAGCAGTTTGAGAGTACTATCGGCTTCAAACTCCCCAATCATCGTGCAGCTAAGAGACTCTGGAAGGTTTGTGTGGAGCACCACACATTTTTTAG ACTGGTGTCCCCTGAGGCGCCACCTAAGCGCTTCCTATCTCTGGGTTCCAAGTTCCGCTACAGTGGACGGACTCATACCCAGACGCGACGAGCCAGCTCCCAGATCCAGCGGCCAGCACCATTCATCGAACGATCTTCCAGCAAGCGCTACACCATGTCCCGCAGCCTGGATGGGG cCCCTATAGCAACAAATCATGACAACCTCATGAAGGAACCCACACCAGCCCCAGACACTAATGGTAAAGTTGCCCCAGTTACTGATGCCATCACCACAACACCAGAGAAACcagcagaggaagagaaaaatggAATCACTGAAGAAACTGCACCAGCTCCATCTACTCCTGTCACCAAG TCTTCACCATCTGTGTTTTCCACCGACCCTCTGCGCTCCGAGCTGTCGCTACCCTCTTCCCCAGTCTCATCCACCAAGGTTCGGCGGAGGCGCAGGGAGAACACCCGCAAGCGTGCCGCTTCGGTCAGTCCAGCCAAAACCACGGCCAGCTGCCGTCGCCGCCAGGCCCGAGCAGATCGCAAGGCTGccctgctggaggagcaggCACAGCTGCTGTCTGCCCGTAAGCAGCGCCTGGACCAGGGTGGCCACAAAGGCGGCACCCTGTTTTCCTTCTCCCTGCACCTCCCGGACCTCTCCGCCCTGCTGGATGATGATGGCTACCTCACCTTCCCTGACCTGTCTGAGCTGAACATCCTCCCTGAGAGCCTGCAGCATTTCATGCCTATCAAGTCCCCGTCCCTTATTCCCTGCTTCCTCTTTatcttctttttcctcctctccacctcTTTTTCGGTTCCATACGCGCTCACCCTTTCTTTCCCGCTGGCGCTCTGCCTGTGCTACCTGGAGCCGAAGGCAGCCTCTCTTAGTGCTTCGCTGGCACCGAGCTTCAATGACAGTTCAGaggaagag acagacagtgagCAGACGGATTACGGCTATGATGGTGAAACAACAGCCACTGAG TCGGATCAGGAGGAGCCTGATTTCAGGACTCAG AGGAAAAATAATGATGCCATGACGATGGAATGTGTCCATTATCACACTGTGGTGTGTTATGTGTCCCATCATGCTCTGGGCTTGTCTTCAGTCACCAA TATAGTTTTATCAGAAGGATTAAAGGGGAGAATGTCTTTGTGA